The Thermococcus alcaliphilus genomic interval CTTCGAAAGTGAAGGAAAGGTAATCTCAAACATAACCATCGAGACAAAAGATGGAAAAAGGTACGTAGTGGGGGGATGGAATGCATCCTTAGAGGACATTGAAGCCGATTTAATGATTCTTAAAGGCTAAATTATGAGTGATACCAGGTCTCTTATTGCCTTTTCTGGATCTTTGGCTTTTGTGACACCGCTTGCCAAGAGAACTCCAACCGTCCCCAATTCTAGAGCCTTCTTAACATCCTCTCCAGTTGAGATACCAGCTCCAGTAAGAACCTTAACATCTGGGTTTACCTTCTTAACAAGCTCCACCGTGTTGGTTATTACCTCAGGCTTTGCCTTACTAACCGGGATTCCAGTGCCGATCAGCTCTGGAGGCTCAACAGCAACGTAATCCGGATTTAGAGCGGCAACTGCCGCGCTAACTGCAGGGTTGTTGCTGCAGACCATTGTCATTAAGCCAACTTCCTCAGCCCTTCTTATTGCAGCCTCCAAATCCGCGAGGATCATTCTGTTTTCAGAGTGGTTGAGTAAAGTCCCAACGGCTCCGGCCTCTTTTACTGCCTCCGGCAAAACGTGGCCTGTATGACTGCCGGGCTTTATTGGATCTATGTGCTGAGCAAAAACCGGAATTTCAACTTCTTGAGCGATTCTATAAAGATCGACCAACTGTGGTGCCACGACTATTGTTATTCCGGTTTCTTTGTAAACTTTTTCTGCCGCCTTGGCTATTTTTAAAGCCCTCTCTCCGGTGGCCTCAATATACGTCTTAAAATTTATGGCTATAATCGGCTCCTTCAACATCTTTACCACCTCTTTTTTAGACAAGACAAAGTGAAAAATTAAAGCGTCCAATCAACTCCTAAAATTCTGCTGTATTCTGCCAAAACCCTTCTAAGGTACTCCTTTGCTGTCACAACTTTGTCTTTCTTAAACTGCTCTGCCCATCTTTCGTTGCCAAACTCCTCGGCTCCTTTTGCAACAAGATCTATAACTCTCATTGAATCCCAGAAAACTGGTTCATAGCCAGCCTTTTTGAGGAAATTGACAAGTTTTCTTATTGTTTTCTTGGCTTGTTCTTCCATGTCTACATTCTCTCCATAAGCTTCCATGAAGAGTGCCTTCAATACAGGCTTTGCCCATCCGCGGTGGAACCTGCACCAACCAACGTTGTCATACCAGTATTCATAAAGGGCATTGGCGACTATCTTATTTGCAAGCTCTTCAGGCTCAAGGAATACTCCAAACTGATAGAAAGTCCAGTAGCGACCTTGGATTGGTAAAGGAATGTAGTTCCCAATAGCCCAGTACATAGTGGGTACCATCTCCCCGTTTATTCCTATGGGTGTGTAAACTCCATAGTCTTTGAAGCTTTCCCCATAGCTCAGTCTGTCCTTAAACTTCTCATCGAGTACCTCACTAGCTCTCCTTATACCTTCCCCAATTATCTTAGCAATTTCCGTTTCAGCAAAAGCAACCCTATGGGCTAATTCAGCAACAAGCTTGGCATTCTTTTCACTAGTCTCAACGGGCTTTAAGAGAAGAGAATCCTTATCAAATTCGGGTTTGTCGCTAATTCCAACTTCTTCTGGCTTGAGCAAACCTCTATAGACCAGTTCCAAAACCCATGCAACAGTACCTCCAAAGCTGATGGCATCAAACCCCATAGCATCAACGGCGTGAACGCTTATATCACTTGCCCTAAGGGTTATTACACCGCTTAAAGGCCCGTTAGCTTCTCTCGGCTCGTACTCTATGTGGTGACCGTTGGCGTATTTCTTACACACCACTGGACAGGGTTCCCCACAGTTAGTCCAGTTTTTGGGTTCTATTGCCTCTTTATTAAAGGGCTCCCAGTAGTATTTCATTATGTTCTCGTGGATTTTAATACGCTCTTCTTTTGGGATATATGGCATCTGCCAGTTGAGTATGGGCACGAAATCTCCCTCGGCTGGATAGTTCCCTCCAAAGGTTCCTCCCGTCTTGAGCTTGGGATTGTATCTATATTTCACAGTTTTTTCCGATATGACTTCATTCATAGGTTTCTTGTGAATGCCCTCCACTATCGGCTTTGCCACCCTTATATTGCTTATGTCCTCTTTTGGGAACTTCTTCCTTGCCTTTCCTCCAAATATTATGGCAACAACGTTATGAGCCCTCAACAAAACGCTCCCAGTTCCTCCCCTAGCAGCCCAATCCTCACTTCCGACAACTCTTTTGCCGTTTCTCAAAGTTTGAGAGAACACTGCTCCCATATGTGTATTTAGAGAAGCAGGCCCAACACAAGCTATTCTATACTCCATTCCATCAAACTTCTCATGGAAGTTATCTATGAGGTATTGAGTGAGAGCATAAACTCCCTCTTCCCCTTTGTAATCCTTCCATATTTCGATTACCTTTTCAAGCTCTATCTCGTGGAGCTCAACATTCAGGTTTTCTCCGTCATTGGAAAGCACTATCACTGTGGGCTTTTCCCTTTTGCCCTCAAGAACCACAAAATCTACTCCAACCCTCTGAAACTGATAAGCCGCACCACCTATAGTTGATGGGAAAACCCCTCCGTACTGGGGTGATCTGTAAACAAAAGTCATCCTATGAGAACCAGGGAGACAGGAACCAGCAAAAGGTCCTTTTCCAAAAATCATGACGTTCCTCGGATCATAGGGATTCTTGAGCTCGTGGGTTTTATAAACTTCATCGTGCAAGTACAAGGCATAATCAATTATGCCATAAATACCCTCTCGCTCAAATTCTTCACTTTCAACTTTCTTTTCATCGAGGTTTATCTTAAGCACTGAAAACCTCATATCCCTCCCTCCCATATCACTCTGGGTGTTATGTAAAAGAGCAAATTATTTAAGATTTTTGGATAATGCAAGTGAATTTCATAGATTCTTTAGAACCAAAAAAGAAAATTAGCAAAGGAAGATCAAACCGGCTCAAATCTGTCCTTAAGCTTCTCTAAAACACCTGGCAAAGTTGTGTATTCCATCTCCTCAAGCGGTAGGCGATGTGGTTCAAAGGGTCCATGTCTCCTTATGTAATCTGCAATCTCCAATGCCTTCTTTCTTGCCTCATCAAATGCCACATCCTCAAAGAGGTCAACCGGACCTATCAGCTTTCCATCCTTGTTGATCTGCCATCCTAACGCTACAACCCTTGGAGGTCCATCGAATCTTGAGGGAGTTGCATACTTGAGGGGAACGGGCATTATTGGGCCGTTGTGACTTCCTCTCATCCATCCACTCACAAGGTGCGGGAATGCAAATGGCTCCAAGACTTCTCCAAGGGCAGGAAGACCACTTTGAGCCCTTACTATTGCCACTGGGTCGTCTTTTCCTACGTATTCGCCAGCAATTTCGTAAAGCTTTTCGGTGCTTATAACGGCAACCGGCTCATCTTCGGGAAGCTTGTGCCCTTTCTTTGGATACACGCGCTTTATTACGTATCTTGACTTTGCACCTATCAGTGCTAAAATGTCGTAAAGCTCCTCCGGCGAGTTCATAATAACTCTCTTGTGCTCCTTTATATCCCATATCTCAAATCTAAAGCCCATGTGCATGTGGGGATCAATGACCAGTCCAGCAGTGTTGAAGGGATCGGCAAACATTCTAAAGATCGGCAGGTTGAATGCTCCCGGCTCTGTCTTATCCATGTGGAATGTAACGATAGGCTCGCTTTTTCTTAGGGTAATCTCCATCTCGGCCACTCCTGGGCCCATTCCTCTAACGTTCCCACTGAAGGCATCTTTAAGTAAATCCTGACCAGCTCCGTAGAGACCGAGTTCTTTTGCTATCTCAGTTGCTTCTTTAAACACGTTCCAAGCTAGACCGTGTATTTTCTCACTGTCAACACCGTGCTTATGCGTCATGATAAGCTGCAAATCATCACCGCAGTATGTGGCGTAGAAATCAATTATTGTCCCTTCCTCTTTTGCCTTACCCAAAAGCTCATTAGCCTTCTCGATAAGGGCTGGATGAACCTTGCAGTGTCCCGGCCATCCGCCAATATCAGCCTTTATCACGCTGATAGTTATCTTTTCTCCAACTGCCATGTGACATCACCAATAATACGTTTACTTTCGATCTTATAAAATTTTACCACCATAAAATATATCACTCCCAATGATACCAAAGAAGAAAAGGGTAAAAGGTTCAGCAGATATCAGTCCAGCCGAATTCCTCTTTTGCGACCTTTATAAGTTCTTTAAGCTCTTCTTTCTTGATGTTAACGCTGCTTACAGCACCCACAAGGGCTATAATGCCATGAACCTCTTCCTGCACCTGAATGACATCGTCACTTATCTTTGTAACCTTAAGCTCCCTTCTGGCAACTTCCTCCTCCGTAATCCTAAACTTATCCTCCCCAATTTTTACGTGCTTTATCTCGGTCATGGATATCCCTCAAATAATATACGCTCTCAAATCTGATAAGCTTTCCTATTGTGATTTCTGTGCATATGCACAAACTTTATATGCATCAAACTTCATCCATTTTTGGTGATGTACATGAGAATTGCAATACCCGCCGAGGATAACAGGGGCTTAGAAAGCAACGTAAGTAGGCACTTTGGAAGGGCTGAGTACTTTGTTTTTGTTGATGTTGAAGAGGGAAAAACAAAGAACGTAGAGGTTGTTGAAGTGCCCTTTGATGAACATAGCCCAGGAGATTTGCCAAACTTTATCAAGGAACACAATGCCGAGGTAGTTCTAGCTTACGGAATGGGGAGGAGAGCAATAGACTACTTCAACCAGCTTGGCATCGAAGTTGTTACCGGAGCTTATGGAAAGATCAAGGATGTTGTTGAGGCATTTATTCACCAAGTTCTCGAAGTAGACCCTTACTGGAAAGAGAAGATAGAAAGGGAAAAGGAGCACAAAGGAGAGTGTGAAGAAGGGTGCAAATGATCACTTTTTAATACTTTTTAATACAGTGTTAGAAAATAAAAATATCACACAATCATTCCCTCAGAAGCCCCTTGATTATAAGCTCCGCTGCTTCCTCTTCGCTCAGGCCTTTCGCCATTAGCTGCATGAGCTGAGCCTCGTTTATCCTTCCTATCGAAGCCTCATGGGTGAGTTCAGCTTTGTCGTTCTTTACCCTCAGGAGTGGAACCGTTTGGACGTCTGCATTCCCTTTAACTATCTCGTGACATTCTACATGACCTTTTGCATAGTCTCCGAGACCGTAGGCTTCATTTATTACATTTGCCCTTGCATTATCAAACGCTATGACCGTAGTCTTCAGGTTTGCCCGCGAGTGATTCCCACTCAAATACGCAATCTCCTTAACCTCAACAGAATCGTCTTTAACAGCCTTTACCTTGGAAACAAGTTCCGCCACAGCATAATCATCCAGTTTAACCTCCATTTCAAGCTTAAGCTCTCTGGCACGATGCTTTGTTAGAGAAAACTTCCCAGTATACCTCCCTTTTCTCCCAACTTCAACCTCTGTTTTGCTGATCATTCTCACTCCTTCTCCGTGCACGTGCTCGTCTTCATAAACAACCTGAGCACCTTCATCAATTTTGATCTTTGCATACGCATCATGGGTGAAATTCTTTGCATAGGGAAAGATGCAGTGGGAGAGGAATTTAACCTTTGAGGCTTTTCCCACTGTTATGTCAAAAACAACCTTCTGATAGCCCTCATTTTTTAGAAATCCTGTGCACAGATGGATTGGGAAGGGGAGTTCAACATTATCTTTGATTTTTATGCTTGCTTTTACCCCGTTTTCTATCTCCTCTCCAACTATTTCAACGCCCTCAACGTTGTTTAATCCGACTATTTTTTCTCCGCTTATTATTATCGCCGCTATCCTATCGCCGAAGAGAGATGTATCGAGGCCTTCTTTTTCATAAATCTCTACCAACGCTTCGTATTCTTTCACTCTATCTACTTTAATGACCATCGCTCACCACTTCCAAAAGTGGACACTTACCACAGGCTCTCTTGTAGTATTCAACTACCTCATCTGAAAATCCCTTTCTAATGACTTTTCCACCACACACAAAGTAGCTGAACTCTGTCTTCCTTGCAATGTCCTCATGATGGGTGATTAAGATCACAGTTGTGCCAATCCTCCTCAGGTGATCCAAAATATCATCTATTAACTCTCCCGCCGTTATGTCCAGTCCAGAATCGGGTTCATCAAGGATCGCATATTTTGGCTTTAGGAGAAGGATAGAGGCAAGTTCAACTCTCTTTCTTTCCCCTCCGCTGAGGCTTTTATCAACAAACCTGGAATGATAGAGCTCATACGGTAAGCCAACTACCTCAAGAACTTCCCGCACTTCCTCTTTATCAACGCTCAATTTTCCTCCCAGTGTGAGATACTCCTCAACCGTAATTCCATCGTAGCGTGCCGGCTCCTGCCAGAGCAGGGTAATCCCGAGCTTAGCCCTCTCCGTTATGCTAAGGGGAGTTATATCTCTCTCATCCAGCAGAACTTTGCCTTCAGTTGGCTTTATAACCCCCATTAGAATGTAGGCTATAGTTGATTTCCCGGCCCCATTAGGGCCTAGGATAGAATAGCTCATGCCTTCCTTAAACCTCATGTTGATCTCTTCCAGTATTTTCCTGCCGTTTATTGAGTAGGTCACGTTTCTCAGGAGCAGCATGTGTATCAAAGAAGTCTCATGTGAATGGAATTTAAAGTTTTCTGGACAGCTTTGCCCAAAACTCTTGGTTGAGAACCAAAACATGTGAAAAAGATTTTAAATGAAAAAATTTTAATATGAATGGTGGTCGAAATGAGCGAAGAAGTTAAGATGGAAAAGCTTCCTAAATTTCTGCCCAGCTGCCACAAAGAAGCTGAGAACCTCGACATAATCTTTACATGCTCCGGAGCAGCAAGTGTAGGAAAAATAGGCCATGAGGTTGGGGTTTTGCTAACCAATGCCGGCCAAAATGCAAGGCTCTGCTGTACAACTGCCGTTGCTGCCGGCTCGGAAATGCACCTCAACATAGGAAGAAGGGCAAAGAAAGTAATCGTCATAGACGGCTGTCCGATGAAGTGTGCAACCAAGGTTATGGAGAAAGCTGGGATAAAAACAAACCACAGCTTTACCGTTACGGACTTCGGAATAGCCAAGCAGCCAACCCTCGACATAAGCGATGAAGATGTTCTCAAAGTCGCTCTGGCAATAGCGGAGAAGGTTGGAATGAAACTCAACGTTAAATCTTAGGTTGAGAACCTTTACATTTGAAAATCTTTTTAAGTGAACTTTTTCTCATTTATGCTGGTGATGCATATGAAGGGTCTTATACTCTGTGTTTGCCAGGGCACGTGCCCATCTTTCCAGAAGATGAACGTGTTTGAGATTTTAAACCACTTCAGAAGGGAGAAGAAAGTTGACTTTGTCGCTCTGCACCCACAGCTCTGCGCTACGGATGGAGATAACTTCTGGAGGGCTTTGCTTAAGAACGGGGAGAACATAGAGAAGCTCTTTGTTGCTGGGTGCGATCCAGTTATGCAGAAGAAGATGTTTGGCTGGACGTTTAAGGAGCTTGGATTCGATGACCACAAGTTCATCGGAATAGAGATTAGGAACATGACCACGGAAGAGGCAATCAAAGCAATTGAAGAAGCTATGAGCGTTGATACTCAGGAGGGATAAAAATGGCAGACAACTGGTATCCAATAATCGACTATGACAAGTGCACCGGCTGCTTAACTTGTGCAAACTTCTGCCCCCATGGGGTTTATGATGCCTCCGAGGGCAAGCCCAAAGTGGTAAAACCCGAGGAGTGCGTGGAGTTCTGCAGAGGCTGCCAGAGAATATGCCCAACGGGGGCTATAAGCTACTTTGGAGACTCTTGATTGCCTCCTTTACTCTTTTTCCCGGTTTTACTTTGATTATTTTAACCCCTCCTGCCTCAAGTATCGCCTTTCCCTTCGGGCAGTCCATTGGCGTCAAAAGGACGTTTACTCCCCTGCTGACCAAAAACAGGACAACTTTGGGGCCTGCACCATAAGGCTTGTCCTTATAGGGATTTTCCAGAACTTTCACACCTTTGATTTCCCCATTCTCAAGTTCCACCAATGTGAAGGTATATGCCCTTACAAGGCTTTTGTGAATCTTATCGTCAAGACCGCCTTTTGAAGTTGGAATCACAACCCTAACCACTCTCCCCACCGCAGATTGTGTTCTTGTCCCCACACCTTCCTGCTTCGAGCTGAATCGTTACGTGAGTTATTCCAAAGCTTTTGAGTCTCTCCGCAATATCATCTATGAGCTTTTGGGCCTCGCTGAGGGGCATATCATTAACCTCAACGTGGCACTCAAAGTGGATTTCCTTCTCTCCCACCCTCCAAGCGTGGAAGTGGTGTGCATTCTTAACACCTGGGATGCTCTCAATCTCTCGTTTTATCTCCTCAAAATTTAGATTTGGTGAAGCCTCCATGAGTACTTCAACACTCTCCCTGAGAATTTCATAACCCTCACGGAGGATATAGAGCGAGATTAGGACTGTGATGAGCGGATCAATCCAGAGGATGTTCCACTTTATGATAGCTATTCCACCTACCACAACGGCGACTGAAGACAGTGTGTCACTCAATAAGTGCAGATAAGCGGAGCGGACGTTCATGCTCTCGTGTGCATGCTCATGGAGCAGGAGAACCGATATCAGGTTGGCCAAAAGGCCTATTAAAGCTACTCCAAGCATAAGAGGCCCATTTATGGGTTCGGGGTTTTTAAACCGCTTATAGGCCTCAACAAGGAGGAATAATGCTACACCAACAAGGACGGCAGAATTGACAAAAGCAACTAGGATTTCGGCTCTTTTATATCCAAAGGTGTACTTTTCGTTCCTCTCGCGCTCGCCAATCTTTATGGCCAAATAGCTCGCGAGGATGCTCATTGAGTCGCTGAAGTTGTGGAGGGAGTCGCTTAAGAGAGCCAAACTCCCAGAAAGAATACCGCCGATGACTTCAGCTAGTGTTATCGTTATGTTGAGGACGAAAGAAAACAGCATTCTGCCCTTAAGCTCGCCGTGGTGATGGTGGTGGGTCACCTCTCATCCCATTTTTAACTCCCTGGAGATATATAAAAGGCTTTCGAACGTTAAGATTTGCATGGAAAAAGGCTTTATTTGAAATGGCGTTCATTTTAAAACGGTGATTGTATGGAGCGCCTTGAGTATTCGGCACACCTTAAGTGGGACGGCAACGTTGGGAGCGAGGCAAAGGTGAGGGAGTTCACATTTCATAATAGATACAAACACCGATGGTTATAACAAAGGGCCAAATCCAACGGAGTACCTCTTGGCTGCCATAGGCGGCTGTTTAACCGTCAACTGGGGGAGGCTCATCAAGAAAATGCGCCTCGACGTGAGGGGCTTTGAGGTTGAAGTTAAAGGCTGGCGCGGGTTCGATGAGCCCCAGCTGAAGGAGATAACTTACAAGATCACGGTATCCACGAACGAGGACGAGAAGAAGATCATGCGCGTTAAGGAGCTTGCAGAGAAGTACGGGACGGTCTTCAACACGGTCGGGGCAGAGAAGATAGGGGGAAGTGGAGATAGTAAAGCCAGCGGACTAAAGAGCCTCCACTTTGCTTTTCTCATTAACTTTGAGGCAGGCCCCAAAGAGACACCTTACTCTCTTTGCCCTTGAAAACGCGGGAATAATCTAGATGGCCGGGTATAAGGAAGAAGGCGGCGGTGCTCCAGAGAAGCTCTGGAAGCTGAAGGTTAGAAAAATTGGGATAGACTTGGTTACGGGAGAAGTGTTCAAAGAGTGAAAAGGCTCTTCCTACCTATTATCTCTTCTCTGCTCTTTCCGGCCTTCAAGTCCTCGATGAGCTTTAACACACGGCGCTTTATCTCGTCCCGTACTTCGCGGTACTTCTCTATCGGCTGGCCATAGGGGTCATCGAGCCCCCAGTCCCAGGTCTTTTCTGGTGGAGCGTAGGGGCACTTGTCGAGACAGCCCATCGTGATGACGATGTAAGCTTTATCGGCCATCTCTTCGGTGTAGAGCTTCGGGTACTGGCCTTCGAGAGAAATTCCAATCTCTTCCATGACCTTCCTCGCTAGTGGGTCTATCTTTTCAGCTGGCTCCGTCCCGGCGCTCATGGCCTTGAACCTCAGGTCATCGTTGAAGTGGTTGAAGAAAGCTTCTGCCATCTGACTTCTTGCGGAGTTCTTCACGCAGACGAAGAGGATGAGCTTTTCTTCCATTTTCTTCACCACGATGGGGTTAGAAAGTCATTTTAAATATCTTTCCGCAGTAGTCTATTAAAGTGCAATATAGATGAAGAAAATTCCACCTCCATCTCCACCTTTGGTTTTGGAAAACCTTAATCAATGAAGACACCTTCATCAATTCTGGGATGCGCCATGAAGGTTGAACTTCCTGCCCCAAGGCTTAAAGGTGAGATGAGCGTTGAGGAAGCGATAAACCTGAGGAAAAGCATAAGAAAATACAAAGATGAGCCGCTAACCCTTGAAGAGGTGTCTCAGATACTCTGGGCCGCTTATGGAATAAACGCCTGGGGTAAAAGAACTTCTCCAAGTGCAGGTGCTTGCTATCCATTTGAAGTTTATGTAGCGGTGTCAAAAGTAGAAGGCCTTAAGCCCGGTCTCTATCACTACGATGGGAAAACTCATAGCTTAGAGCTCGTGAGAGAAGGCGACTTAAGCAGGCCATTAGCAAGAGCATGCCTCAATCAAAGGCACGTGGAAACCGCACCGATAAACATTATCATAGTTGCCCACTACGAAAGGACGACAAGAAGATACGGGGAGAGAGGATATAGGTACGTGCACATAGATGCCGGACACATGGGACAAAACATCTACCTTCAAGTTACCGCCCTAAAACTTGGGACTGTTGCAGTTGGGGCTTTTAGAGATAGAGAAGTCAAAAAAGTAATTGATGTACCTGGAGAGCCTTTATACATCTTTCCTGTTGGGGTTCCAGAGAATTAGAGCTCGCTAGCCTCGTAAATAACTACATCTCCTTTCTCTTCAATCAACTTCGCCTCATACCTTTTTATTTGGCCATTGGTGTTTATCTCCATAATTACTTTCTCAGGAGAAAGCTTCTCCCTTGTGGTGAATTCTTTTGTCTCTATTGCCTGTGTAAAGAAGTCCCCACTTCGTTCAAACTTAAAAACAAGCACTCCTCCTTCAACCTCGTACCCCCTGTAAACTGCGCCACCCATTTTGAAAGTCGCCCTCAGAGTTATGTATCTTCCACCTTCTTGAGACCCTAGAATATAAATTCCCACTGCCAAACCCAACAAAATTGCCGCTCCAATAACTTTTTTCACGTCTTTCACCTGAAATATACTCTTTCTAAAAATATAAAAGGATTTTGAAAGCTTCAAATTGATTCAAAGCTAACTTTCACGAAGTTCTTCAAATTTCAGTAGGACTTCCTCCTTGGTTCTTATGAGGTTCTGTCTTGCAACTTCTTTCCCATCCTTGAGGTAAACAAGGGTGGGAACATTTAGAATGTCAAATTTGTCCACGAGATCTTCCCATTTTTCTGCGTGTACATGAATAACTCGGATATCTTTGAATTCCTCACTTAATTCCTCCATAAAGGTCTCAACTAGCCTGCACGGAGGACATCCCGGGATGGAAAACCATAGCACAACCTTTCCCTTAGTGAAGTCGATCTTTCCATCGTATTCCACTATCATGATCATCACCATTTATTTTGTCTTCAAAAGATAAAAGGGTTGTCAAACCCTAACCCGCTTAAGCATGAGGGAGTTTGTAACGACACTGACACTGCTTAAACTCATAGCCCCGGCTGCCCACTCTGGTTGGAAAGTTACTCCAAAGAGCACATACGCAAGCCCGGCGGCGAAGGGTATAAGAATCGTGTTGTAAAACATGGCCCAAAATATGTTCTGCTTTATCTTTGATAGTGT includes:
- a CDS encoding NifB/NifX family molybdenum-iron cluster-binding protein, whose translation is MVRVVIPTSKGGLDDKIHKSLVRAYTFTLVELENGEIKGVKVLENPYKDKPYGAGPKVVLFLVSRGVNVLLTPMDCPKGKAILEAGGVKIIKVKPGKRVKEAIKSLQSSL
- a CDS encoding NifB/NifX family molybdenum-iron cluster-binding protein, with the protein product MRIAIPAEDNRGLESNVSRHFGRAEYFVFVDVEEGKTKNVEVVEVPFDEHSPGDLPNFIKEHNAEVVLAYGMGRRAIDYFNQLGIEVVTGAYGKIKDVVEAFIHQVLEVDPYWKEKIEREKEHKGECEEGCK
- a CDS encoding cation diffusion facilitator family transporter, which encodes MLFSFVLNITITLAEVIGGILSGSLALLSDSLHNFSDSMSILASYLAIKIGERERNEKYTFGYKRAEILVAFVNSAVLVGVALFLLVEAYKRFKNPEPINGPLMLGVALIGLLANLISVLLLHEHAHESMNVRSAYLHLLSDTLSSVAVVVGGIAIIKWNILWIDPLITVLISLYILREGYEILRESVEVLMEASPNLNFEEIKREIESIPGVKNAHHFHAWRVGEKEIHFECHVEVNDMPLSEAQKLIDDIAERLKSFGITHVTIQLEAGRCGDKNTICGGESG
- the gor gene encoding glyceraldehyde-3-phosphate:ferredoxin oxidoreductase, giving the protein MRFSVLKINLDEKKVESEEFEREGIYGIIDYALYLHDEVYKTHELKNPYDPRNVMIFGKGPFAGSCLPGSHRMTFVYRSPQYGGVFPSTIGGAAYQFQRVGVDFVVLEGKREKPTVIVLSNDGENLNVELHEIELEKVIEIWKDYKGEEGVYALTQYLIDNFHEKFDGMEYRIACVGPASLNTHMGAVFSQTLRNGKRVVGSEDWAARGGTGSVLLRAHNVVAIIFGGKARKKFPKEDISNIRVAKPIVEGIHKKPMNEVISEKTVKYRYNPKLKTGGTFGGNYPAEGDFVPILNWQMPYIPKEERIKIHENIMKYYWEPFNKEAIEPKNWTNCGEPCPVVCKKYANGHHIEYEPREANGPLSGVITLRASDISVHAVDAMGFDAISFGGTVAWVLELVYRGLLKPEEVGISDKPEFDKDSLLLKPVETSEKNAKLVAELAHRVAFAETEIAKIIGEGIRRASEVLDEKFKDRLSYGESFKDYGVYTPIGINGEMVPTMYWAIGNYIPLPIQGRYWTFYQFGVFLEPEELANKIVANALYEYWYDNVGWCRFHRGWAKPVLKALFMEAYGENVDMEEQAKKTIRKLVNFLKKAGYEPVFWDSMRVIDLVAKGAEEFGNERWAEQFKKDKVVTAKEYLRRVLAEYSRILGVDWTL
- a CDS encoding putative zinc-binding protein, whose amino-acid sequence is MSEEVKMEKLPKFLPSCHKEAENLDIIFTCSGAASVGKIGHEVGVLLTNAGQNARLCCTTAVAAGSEMHLNIGRRAKKVIVIDGCPMKCATKVMEKAGIKTNHSFTVTDFGIAKQPTLDISDEDVLKVALAIAEKVGMKLNVKS
- a CDS encoding heterodisulfide reductase subunit A-like protein, whose product is MHMKGLILCVCQGTCPSFQKMNVFEILNHFRREKKVDFVALHPQLCATDGDNFWRALLKNGENIEKLFVAGCDPVMQKKMFGWTFKELGFDDHKFIGIEIRNMTTEEAIKAIEEAMSVDTQEG
- a CDS encoding ATP-binding protein, coding for MADNWYPIIDYDKCTGCLTCANFCPHGVYDASEGKPKVVKPEECVEFCRGCQRICPTGAISYFGDS
- a CDS encoding arsenate reductase ArsC, translated to MEEKLILFVCVKNSARSQMAEAFFNHFNDDLRFKAMSAGTEPAEKIDPLARKVMEEIGISLEGQYPKLYTEEMADKAYIVITMGCLDKCPYAPPEKTWDWGLDDPYGQPIEKYREVRDEIKRRVLKLIEDLKAGKSREEIIGRKSLFTL
- the fbp gene encoding fructose-1,6-bisphosphate aldolase/phosphatase, whose amino-acid sequence is MAVGEKITISVIKADIGGWPGHCKVHPALIEKANELLGKAKEEGTIIDFYATYCGDDLQLIMTHKHGVDSEKIHGLAWNVFKEATEIAKELGLYGAGQDLLKDAFSGNVRGMGPGVAEMEITLRKSEPIVTFHMDKTEPGAFNLPIFRMFADPFNTAGLVIDPHMHMGFRFEIWDIKEHKRVIMNSPEELYDILALIGAKSRYVIKRVYPKKGHKLPEDEPVAVISTEKLYEIAGEYVGKDDPVAIVRAQSGLPALGEVLEPFAFPHLVSGWMRGSHNGPIMPVPLKYATPSRFDGPPRVVALGWQINKDGKLIGPVDLFEDVAFDEARKKALEIADYIRRHGPFEPHRLPLEEMEYTTLPGVLEKLKDRFEPV
- a CDS encoding SagB/ThcOx family dehydrogenase is translated as MKVELPAPRLKGEMSVEEAINLRKSIRKYKDEPLTLEEVSQILWAAYGINAWGKRTSPSAGACYPFEVYVAVSKVEGLKPGLYHYDGKTHSLELVREGDLSRPLARACLNQRHVETAPINIIIVAHYERTTRRYGERGYRYVHIDAGHMGQNIYLQVTALKLGTVAVGAFRDREVKKVIDVPGEPLYIFPVGVPEN
- a CDS encoding ATP-binding cassette domain-containing protein — protein: MLLLRNVTYSINGRKILEEINMRFKEGMSYSILGPNGAGKSTIAYILMGVIKPTEGKVLLDERDITPLSITERAKLGITLLWQEPARYDGITVEEYLTLGGKLSVDKEEVREVLEVVGLPYELYHSRFVDKSLSGGERKRVELASILLLKPKYAILDEPDSGLDITAGELIDDILDHLRRIGTTVILITHHEDIARKTEFSYFVCGGKVIRKGFSDEVVEYYKRACGKCPLLEVVSDGH
- the tpiA gene encoding triose-phosphate isomerase, whose product is MLKEPIIAINFKTYIEATGERALKIAKAAEKVYKETGITIVVAPQLVDLYRIAQEVEIPVFAQHIDPIKPGSHTGHVLPEAVKEAGAVGTLLNHSENRMILADLEAAIRRAEEVGLMTMVCSNNPAVSAAVAALNPDYVAVEPPELIGTGIPVSKAKPEVITNTVELVKKVNPDVKVLTGAGISTGEDVKKALELGTVGVLLASGVTKAKDPEKAIRDLVSLII
- a CDS encoding thioredoxin family protein codes for the protein MIVEYDGKIDFTKGKVVLWFSIPGCPPCRLVETFMEELSEEFKDIRVIHVHAEKWEDLVDKFDILNVPTLVYLKDGKEVARQNLIRTKEEVLLKFEELRES
- a CDS encoding SufB/SufD family protein; this encodes MVIKVDRVKEYEALVEIYEKEGLDTSLFGDRIAAIIISGEKIVGLNNVEGVEIVGEEIENGVKASIKIKDNVELPFPIHLCTGFLKNEGYQKVVFDITVGKASKVKFLSHCIFPYAKNFTHDAYAKIKIDEGAQVVYEDEHVHGEGVRMISKTEVEVGRKGRYTGKFSLTKHRARELKLEMEVKLDDYAVAELVSKVKAVKDDSVEVKEIAYLSGNHSRANLKTTVIAFDNARANVINEAYGLGDYAKGHVECHEIVKGNADVQTVPLLRVKNDKAELTHEASIGRINEAQLMQLMAKGLSEEEAAELIIKGLLRE